A stretch of DNA from Candidatus Pseudomonas phytovorans:
GTGAGATGACCGGCAAATGACTGCAAGTTTTTCAGGGTTATCGCACGTGTATCAAATTATTGCAGAAATGGCACTGCACCTCGGCTTCGCTGTCTGAATCAGTGTCGATGAACGCATTACGCATCGACGCTCGCCAGCGCCGCTGTTCGGGCACTCCAGCGGTCCAGGAGGCCGCCATGTCCTACCGAATCCTGTTGATCGCCCTGCTAGGGCTGATGACTTCTGCCTGCGCCCCGTATTACGAGAGCGGGGGCTATTACCGCTCGGATTACTACTCCACCGACCGCTATGTCGCGCCGGGTTATTACCGCTACGACCGTTACTACGTGACACCGCAGCCGCGTTATTACTACCAGCCAGCGCCGCGCTACTACCGTTCGGCACCGCCGCCTTATTATCGCCCGCAACCGCAGCCGGGGATGAACCAGTGGCACGGCAACCCTCGCAATGACTACGGCAACCGCCAGCGGCAGGACTACGGGCAGGATCGGGACCGGCACGATTATCGTGATGGCAGCCAGCGCTACCAGCAGCGTGACTGGCATTCCAACGGGCAGCGCAATGACGGCGGGCGCGGCGATGACCAGCGCGGACAGGGGCGAGGGGGCAACTGGCAGCGCTAGGTGAATGAAGCGCCCCAGATTGCAGATCTCAACCAAGATCTGCCAAAGGGTGCCTCCCCTCCCACACCTTGGAAAAGTGCGCCTCGACCACCGCCGCTGGCACCTGGGCCACATCCGGCCAGTGCCAGCGGGGGTGGTTGTCCTTGTCCAGCAAGCGGGCGCGAACGCCCTCGCTGAACTCAGGGTGGCGGCAGCAATTCAGGCTCATGCTGTATTCCATCTGGAACACCTGCGCCAACGACAGGTGCCGTGCCCGGCGAATCTGCTCCCACACCAGGTGCGCGGTCAGCGGGCAGCCCTCGTGCAGCCGCTGGCCTGCGTCTGCAAGCAGTGGGTCGTCATGCTGCTTGAGCCCCTCCAGCGCCCGCCAGGCCGCAGCAGCATCGGCCACGTCGAGCAACGCATCGATGACCCGCCGCCGTGGTAACCATTGGGCTGCGGGCAGCTCGGCGCAGGCGCGGTGCTGTTCGGCCTTGAGCAGGCTGTTCAGTTGCAGGGCGGTCTGCTCCTGCCAGTTCAGTTGCAGCAGCTCTTCGATCAGGGCCTCTTGCTGGTGTTCGCCGAAAAAACGGTCGGCCAGGCCCAGATCAAGGGCGTCGCGCGCATTGATTGGCGCACCCGTCAGGCCCAGGAACAACCCCAGCTTGCCCGGCAGCCGGGCCAGGAACCAACTGGCCCCCACATCGGGGTACAGGCCGATACTGATTTCCGGCATGGCCAATCGGCTGCTGGGCGTGACGATGCGTACATTGGCGCCCTGCAGCAGCCCCATACCGCCGCCCAGCACATGCCCGTGGCCCCAGCACAGCAGCGGCTTGGGGTAGGTGTGCAGGGCATGATCCAGCCGATACTCGGCGGCGAAGAAGGTGGCCGCCAGGGGCGGTACGCTGCCGGGGTGGTCACGGCAGGCCTGCGCCAGCGCACGCACATCACCCCCGGCGCAGAAGGCTTTGGCGCCGTTACCGCGCAGCAGCACGCAGACGACCCCAGGGTCGCGCGCCCAGTCGTGGAGTTGGTCGCCCAGCACCTCGATCATCGGCAGGTTCAGGGCATTGAGTGCTTTGGGCGCATCCAGGGTGGCGATGCCGATGCGGGCGCCGTCGGCGCCGGTGAGTACCTCACAATGAATGGCCATGGACTACCTCGCTCAGTCATCGCACAAGTATGGCCTGCCTGACCGAACATGCCGGTCGTCGGTCGGATCGTTTGACAAGCGGGGAGGGCTTACCTAGTGTCGCGCCATTGTTTACGGATGGCCCCATGACTGACGACGATCGCATCAAACTCGAACCCGGCTGGAAGGCCGCATTGCGCGGTGAATTCGAGCAACCCTACATGCACCAGCTGCGCGAGTTCCTGCGTGGCGAGTACGCAGCCGGCAAGGAGATCTACCCGCCAGGGCCGTTGATTTTCAACGCGCTCAACTCGACACCGCTGAACCAGGTCAAGGTGGTGATCCTCGGGCAGGACCCTTACCACGGCCCGGGCCAGGCACACGGCCTGTGCTTCTCGGTGCAGCCTGGCGTGGCCACGCCGCCGTCGCTGGTCAATATCTACAAGGAAATGCAGCGCGACCTGAACATCCCGATCGCCAGCCACGGCTACCTCCAAAGCTGGGCCGAGCAGGGCGTGCTGCTGCTCAACACCACCATGACCGTGGAGCGTGCCAATGCGGCGTCGCATGCCAAGAAGGGGTGGGAGTTCTTTACCGATCGGGTGATCCAGGTGGTCAGCGAGCAGTGCCCGAACGTGGTGTTCCTGCTGTGGGGCGCGCATGCGCAAAGCAAGCAGAAGCTGATCGACGGGACCAGGCACCTGGTGCTGAAGTCGGTGCATCCGTCGCCGTTGTCGGCTTACCGCGGGTTCTTGGGCTGTGGGCATTTCAGCCGGACCAACAGCTTCCTCGAACAGCGCGGGCTGGCGCCGATCAATTGGGCATTGCCGCCGCTGTGATCACTTGAAATACCGCGTCGCCTGCTTCGCGGGCTTGCCCGCTCCCACAGGTACTGCTCCGCCATCAGGCCCGGTGCGGTCCCTGGACTGCCCCCAAGAAGTTGGACAAAAAATCCAACCCTTGGGGGACCTATGGGCAAATACACAGAGCAGTTCAAGCTCACAGCCGTCTCAGCCTACCTGGATGGCAATAATGGCTTCCGAAAGGTAGCCCAGCATTTCGATGTTGATTTCAGCCTGCTCCGCCGGTGGGTTTCCAGCCATCAGAGCGAATCCAGCCTTTCTTCACGCTCACATGGGCGGCGTTATGACGACGATTTCAAGCGACAGGTGCTGAGCTACATGCACGAACATCGCCTTTCCATGCGGCAAACCGCAGCACATTTTGGCCTCGGTCAATCATCGCAGATAGGCAGCTGGCAGCGGCAGTACTACAGTGGTGACCCTATAGCCCCTGTCGACCGCCAGAAAAAGCCGATCAAAGTGCCGAAGAAGATCAAACCAGCAAAACCCACAAATACTGACGATTCGCAAAAGCCCCGAGACCAGCTGATGGCGGAGCTCGAATATCTGCGCATGGAGAACGCTGTCTTAAAGGAGCTCAAGGCTTTGCGAGAGGAAAAGGAACGAATGTCGGGGAAAAAGTCCTGATCGTTTCGAGGCTCAAGCCTAGATTCCCTTTGCCTGACCTGCTGCGTCTGGTCGGGCTGGCTCGCAGTACCTTTTACTATCAGGTGCAAGCTCAGCAGAAGCCGGACAAATATGCCGAGCTTAAAGAGCAGATTCAGCAGGTCTATCGCAAAGAGAAAGGGCGTTACGGCTATCGACGCGTTGCACTCGTGATCAGAAAAGGTGGGGTACTGGTCAACAAGAAGGTCATCGAGAGGCTGATGGCTGCCCTGGGTCTGCAGTCACTGGTGCGACCTAAGAAGTATCAGTCGTACCGAGGTGTTGTTGGCAAGATAGCGCCGAATCTGCTGGAGCGAAATTTCGTTGCCCAGCGTCCTAATCAGAAATGGGTGAGTGACGTAACTGAGTTCAAAGTGGCTGAACAGAAGCTCTATCTTTCGCCTGTGATGGATTTGTACAACGGAGAAATCATCGCTTACGAGACGGCGAGTCGCCCTCAGTACAGCCTGGTTGGGAACATGCTCGACAAGGCACTCAAAACCTTGGGAGAAAAGCCGAAGCTGGTGCTCCACACCGACCAGGGCTGGCAGTACCAGCAGGGTCAGTATCGCCACCAGCTGCGCAGTCGTGGGGTGAAACAGAGCATGTCTCGTAAAGGCAATTGCCTAGACAATGCAGCTATGGAAAGCTTCTTCGGCACGCTCAAGTCAGAATTTTTCTACCTCAAGCGTTTCGAGAGTATTGATGAATTGAAAGCGGGCCTGGATGAGTACATTCACTACTACAACCATGACCGCATCAAGCTAAGGCTCAATGGCCTGAGCCCTGTCGAGTACAGGACCCAGGCGGCAGCATAGAACTGTCCAACTTTTGGGGGGCAGTCCACCCTGTGGGAGCGGGCGACGCGGTTATTCCTGGTTTGCGTTCCACACTCGGAACAACGGTTCCGCCAGAAACAGCACTAACAGCAGCCGCATCACCTGCAGCGCTGTCACCAACGGCACCGACAATTGTAGGGTCTCCGCCGTCAGGCTCATCTCGGCAATCCCGCCCGGCATCATCCCCAGCGTAAGCGAGCGCAAGTCCAGCGCTGTCATCACGCTCAATACCCATGCGGCACTGCCGGCAATGGCCATGCACAGAGCCGTGGCCAGCAGCGTGCGCCCGAGGAACGATGGCGCGCGGCGGAAGAACGCCCGGTTGAAGTGACAAGCCAGGCCACTGCCGATCAACCACTGGCCAATCTGGCTGGCGCCGTTGGGCAAGGCGATCTGCAGGTTGCCTGCAAGGCTCACCGTGGCCGCCACCAGCAGCGGCCCGAACAACCACGGGTTAGGCTGGCGCAAGCGCTGCCACAGCAACGCCACGGCAACACCCAGCGGGGCAACCAGTGCCAGCCAGCCCCAGCTCACGCTGCCTGCGTGGTTGAGCGGTACCCCGTCACCCAGCAGAAACTTGAACAGTGCCGGCACGCACAGCACTACCGCCAGCACCCGCAGGCTCTGCGCTGCGGCTACCTGGCTGAGCACTGCACCGTTGCGGGCGCCCAGGTTGACCATCTCCCCCGAGCCCCCCGGCATGCTGGCAAAAAACGCCGTGGCGCGGTCTTCGCCGGTGCGCCGTAGCAGCCACACGCTGATCACGCTGGACAGGGTAGTGAACAAAGCACCGAAGAAGATCAGCGCAAAATGGCTGCCCACCTGCTCGATCACCGCTGGGGTAAAGTGCAGGCCAATGCCGATACCGATGATGCACTGGCCACATTTGCGACCGTTGGGAATCTCCGACAACTGCCAGGGCGTCAGGCAGCGCACCAGAATGATGGCCAGCAGCGAACCT
This window harbors:
- a CDS encoding enoyl-CoA hydratase/isomerase family protein, producing the protein MAIHCEVLTGADGARIGIATLDAPKALNALNLPMIEVLGDQLHDWARDPGVVCVLLRGNGAKAFCAGGDVRALAQACRDHPGSVPPLAATFFAAEYRLDHALHTYPKPLLCWGHGHVLGGGMGLLQGANVRIVTPSSRLAMPEISIGLYPDVGASWFLARLPGKLGLFLGLTGAPINARDALDLGLADRFFGEHQQEALIEELLQLNWQEQTALQLNSLLKAEQHRACAELPAAQWLPRRRVIDALLDVADAAAAWRALEGLKQHDDPLLADAGQRLHEGCPLTAHLVWEQIRRARHLSLAQVFQMEYSMSLNCCRHPEFSEGVRARLLDKDNHPRWHWPDVAQVPAAVVEAHFSKVWEGRHPLADLG
- the ung gene encoding uracil-DNA glycosylase — its product is MTDDDRIKLEPGWKAALRGEFEQPYMHQLREFLRGEYAAGKEIYPPGPLIFNALNSTPLNQVKVVILGQDPYHGPGQAHGLCFSVQPGVATPPSLVNIYKEMQRDLNIPIASHGYLQSWAEQGVLLLNTTMTVERANAASHAKKGWEFFTDRVIQVVSEQCPNVVFLLWGAHAQSKQKLIDGTRHLVLKSVHPSPLSAYRGFLGCGHFSRTNSFLEQRGLAPINWALPPL
- a CDS encoding IS3 family transposase (programmed frameshift), giving the protein MGKYTEQFKLTAVSAYLDGNNGFRKVAQHFDVDFSLLRRWVSSHQSESSLSSRSHGRRYDDDFKRQVLSYMHEHRLSMRQTAAHFGLGQSSQIGSWQRQYYSGDPIAPVDRQKKPIKVPKKIKPAKPTNTDDSQKPRDQLMAELEYLRMENAVLKELKALREEKGTNVGEKVLIVSRLKPRFPLPDLLRLVGLARSTFYYQVQAQQKPDKYAELKEQIQQVYRKEKGRYGYRRVALVIRKGGVLVNKKVIERLMAALGLQSLVRPKKYQSYRGVVGKIAPNLLERNFVAQRPNQKWVSDVTEFKVAEQKLYLSPVMDLYNGEIIAYETASRPQYSLVGNMLDKALKTLGEKPKLVLHTDQGWQYQQGQYRHQLRSRGVKQSMSRKGNCLDNAAMESFFGTLKSEFFYLKRFESIDELKAGLDEYIHYYNHDRIKLRLNGLSPVEYRTQAAA
- a CDS encoding AbrB family transcriptional regulator; its protein translation is MPDRPLPLFVATGLVGLAGGYLASQVGWPLPWMVGSLLAIILVRCLTPWQLSEIPNGRKCGQCIIGIGIGLHFTPAVIEQVGSHFALIFFGALFTTLSSVISVWLLRRTGEDRATAFFASMPGGSGEMVNLGARNGAVLSQVAAAQSLRVLAVVLCVPALFKFLLGDGVPLNHAGSVSWGWLALVAPLGVAVALLWQRLRQPNPWLFGPLLVAATVSLAGNLQIALPNGASQIGQWLIGSGLACHFNRAFFRRAPSFLGRTLLATALCMAIAGSAAWVLSVMTALDLRSLTLGMMPGGIAEMSLTAETLQLSVPLVTALQVMRLLLVLFLAEPLFRVWNANQE